One genomic region from candidate division Zixibacteria bacterium HGW-Zixibacteria-1 encodes:
- a CDS encoding site-specific DNA-methyltransferase, giving the protein MDPALQFDCKRSEIENIIDSGLGAETVEGAKAALKELKKRQEPYLNWAGKAERTSFEVPTVSLHVHERIDPKTIIEAVKKKNGLFDQRDLFFSQPGENPPLRDAIEFYKHKHNWSNRLIAGDSLEVMNSLIEKEGLAGQVQMIYIDPPYGVKYMSNFQPFINQKNVADGKDQDLTQEPEMIKAFRDTWELGIHSYMSYLRDRIYLASLLLSESGSIFIQISNENIHHVKEIMDEIFGARNFANIITYRTKSRPLGTKLLETMADQILWYAKDVNNAKFNRLFENKNIEGNPIWKWVELENGDIRKLPNSELHNHKLLPKGSRVFRGADLRPAGFNANCVYDFEYKGKTYSPPGNSSWLISEDRMRILANKGYLLEGTNTLERKIYLNDFPISPINNLWPETVGSSDKIYVVQTSEKVLQRCLLMATDPGDLVFDPTCGSGTTAFVAEQWGRRWITCDTSRVALTLAKQRLMTSLFDYYELAHLEEGVGSGFKYKTVPHITLKSIANDEPPGEETLYDQPYIDNKKARVSGPFTVEAVPAPVVKPLSEITSDQPADDSVARSGETVRQSDWRDELFKTGIRGKGGQKIEFTRIEALPGTRNLHADGETKGEKAERVVVSFGPEHAPLEQRQVELAIEEARNLVPKPKIIVFAAFQFDPEAAKDIDETDWPGVTLLKAQMNTDLLTEDLKKQRSSNESFWLIGQPEIIVREIKEKGKASKYQVDLLGFDYFNTRTGTVESGGTEKIAMWMLDTDYDGRSLFPQQVFFPMSGPKDGWARLARNLQAEIDEELIEQYRGTTSLPFEPGDYRRIAVKIVDDRGIESLVIEDL; this is encoded by the coding sequence ATTGATCCGGCCCTGCAGTTCGACTGCAAACGATCCGAGATAGAAAATATTATCGACAGCGGCCTGGGGGCCGAGACGGTCGAGGGTGCCAAGGCGGCTCTCAAGGAGCTTAAAAAACGGCAGGAGCCCTATCTGAACTGGGCCGGGAAAGCGGAGCGGACATCATTCGAGGTGCCGACCGTATCGCTTCATGTCCATGAACGAATCGATCCCAAGACAATAATCGAGGCAGTGAAAAAGAAAAACGGCCTTTTCGATCAGCGCGACCTGTTTTTCAGTCAGCCGGGTGAAAATCCACCGCTACGGGATGCCATCGAATTTTATAAGCACAAGCACAACTGGTCCAACCGGCTGATCGCCGGGGATAGTCTTGAAGTGATGAATTCACTGATCGAGAAAGAAGGTTTAGCCGGTCAGGTGCAGATGATCTATATCGATCCGCCTTACGGCGTAAAATACATGTCCAATTTTCAGCCCTTTATTAACCAGAAAAATGTGGCTGACGGTAAAGATCAAGATCTGACACAAGAACCTGAAATGATTAAAGCATTTAGGGATACATGGGAATTGGGAATTCACTCGTATATGTCATATTTACGAGACAGAATATATTTAGCCTCATTATTATTATCCGAAAGCGGTAGTATTTTTATCCAGATATCAAATGAAAATATCCATCATGTGAAAGAAATAATGGATGAAATTTTTGGCGCAAGAAATTTTGCAAACATAATAACATATAGAACAAAATCTCGTCCGCTTGGGACTAAATTATTGGAAACAATGGCAGATCAAATCTTGTGGTATGCAAAAGATGTTAATAATGCAAAATTCAACAGACTATTTGAAAATAAAAATATAGAGGGTAACCCAATTTGGAAGTGGGTGGAATTAGAAAATGGGGATATTAGAAAACTCCCTAATTCTGAATTACATAATCATAAATTATTACCTAAAGGCTCACGTGTTTTTAGAGGTGCTGATTTAAGGCCTGCAGGTTTTAATGCAAATTGTGTTTACGATTTTGAATACAAGGGAAAGACCTATAGCCCACCTGGTAATTCAAGTTGGTTGATATCGGAAGATAGAATGAGGATTCTTGCAAACAAGGGATACCTACTGGAAGGAACGAACACGCTGGAGAGAAAAATATACTTGAACGACTTTCCAATATCCCCTATTAATAACTTATGGCCCGAAACCGTTGGATCAAGTGACAAAATATATGTTGTTCAAACCTCTGAAAAGGTATTGCAACGCTGCCTTTTAATGGCAACCGACCCCGGCGATCTGGTTTTTGATCCAACCTGCGGTTCGGGAACAACCGCCTTTGTCGCTGAGCAATGGGGACGACGATGGATTACCTGCGATACTTCGCGAGTCGCGCTGACTCTGGCAAAACAACGCTTGATGACCTCGCTCTTCGACTATTATGAGCTGGCACACCTGGAAGAAGGTGTCGGCAGTGGTTTTAAGTATAAGACGGTTCCACATATTACACTGAAAAGTATTGCCAATGATGAGCCGCCGGGTGAAGAGACGCTTTATGATCAGCCATATATCGACAATAAGAAAGCCAGGGTGAGCGGACCTTTTACAGTCGAAGCAGTTCCAGCACCTGTGGTCAAACCATTATCCGAAATTACATCGGATCAGCCGGCTGATGATTCGGTGGCGCGGTCTGGCGAGACAGTCCGTCAATCCGACTGGCGGGACGAGTTATTCAAGACCGGGATTCGCGGTAAAGGCGGGCAGAAGATTGAATTCACGCGGATAGAGGCTTTGCCGGGAACCAGAAATCTGCATGCCGACGGGGAAACAAAAGGAGAAAAGGCGGAACGAGTGGTTGTATCATTCGGGCCGGAACATGCCCCGCTTGAGCAAAGACAGGTTGAACTGGCCATAGAGGAAGCCCGCAACTTAGTTCCAAAGCCGAAGATTATTGTCTTTGCGGCCTTTCAGTTTGATCCGGAAGCGGCCAAAGACATCGATGAGACCGATTGGCCGGGCGTAACGCTTCTCAAGGCGCAAATGAACACTGATCTTTTAACCGAAGACCTCAAAAAGCAGCGGTCCAGTAATGAAAGTTTCTGGCTGATCGGTCAGCCCGAAATTATCGTGAGGGAGATCAAGGAAAAAGGCAAGGCATCAAAATATCAGGTCGATCTTCTTGGATTCGATTATTTCAATACCAGAACCGGGACAGTGGAATCGGGCGGGACGGAAAAAATTGCCATGTGGATGCTCGATACCGATTATGACGGAAGAAGTCTATTCCCGCAGCAGG